The following proteins are encoded in a genomic region of Papaver somniferum cultivar HN1 unplaced genomic scaffold, ASM357369v1 unplaced-scaffold_10, whole genome shotgun sequence:
- the LOC113325984 gene encoding protein FIP1-like, with amino-acid sequence MSHDRHSSSTSISFEENNMFVDILHEAPLYGHRKPTRIVGNIVYCFLLAGYGVGAIASPWIFVGIQGFVAPLLCSCNVALLLITGIFQQYLVYEVQKVRLQGYYVFSQKLKHIMRLPFATITYGTCIMLLVMVWQPEFGVLSLSALLRIIILVEVVCAASFVGLYVAYVHQYNCLNSQPDVLKSLYSALQPASPLEEFRYHDGGRLSDQQMALLQYQRENIHYLSEEILRLQECLSKYERSDDGSTPQVDLAHLLAARDQELRALSAEMNQVQSELRLARNLIAEKDLEVQKIYTTNSQYIKENERLRAIMGEWSARATKLERALEAEQRSNLDLQKKISKLRNQSTTEKTEV; translated from the exons atgtcTCACGATAGAcactcttcttctacatccatttcATTCGAGGAGAATAATAT GTTTGTGGACATACTACATGAAGCTCCATTATACGGTCATCGGAAACCTACACGCATTGTTGGAAATATTGTCTACTGTTTTCTCTTG GCAGGTTACGGTGTCGGGGCTATAGCCAGTCCATGGATATTTGTTGGGATACAAGGATTTGTTGCACCGTTGCTTTGCAGTTGTAATGTTGCTCTTTTGTTAATAACAG GAATATTTCAACAATATCTGGTCTATGAAGTTCAGAAAGTACGGTTGCAG GGTTACTATGTTTTCAGCCAGAAATTGAAGCATATTATGCGTCTTCCTTTTGCTACTATTACATACG GTACTTgtattatgctacttgtaatggTATGGCAACCTGAATTTGGTGTCCTCTCTCTCTCTGCATTGCTGAG GATAATTATTTTGGTTGAAGTCGTGTGTGCTGCATCTTTTGTGGGTCTCTACGTTG CTTATGTCCATCAGTACAATTGTTTGAACTCTCAGCCGGATGTTTTGAAGTCGTTATACTCTGCGCTTCAGCCAGCAAGTCCCTTGGAAGAATTTAG GTATCATGATGGTGGTCGTCTTTCTGATCAGCAAATGGCGTTGCTGCAATATCAACGGGAAAACATTCATTATTTGAGTGAGGAG ATTCTTCGCTTGCAAGAATGCTTGAGTAAATATGAACGCTCTGATGATGGAAGCACACCCCAG GTTGATTTAGCCCATCTATTAGCAGCTCGGGATCAAGAACTACGAGCTCTATCTGCTGAG ATGAATCAAGTACAGTCAGAGTTGCGTCTTGCTCGTAATTTGATTGCTGAGAAGGACTTGGAAGTCCAAAAAATTTACACAACTAACAGTCAG TATATCAAAGAAAATGAAAGATTGAGAGCTATAATGGGAGAGTGGAGTGCGCGAGCAACTAAG CTTGAACGAGCATTGGAGGCTGAACAGAGATCAAATTTGGACCTGCAGAAGAAGATATCGAAACTTAGAAACCAATCAACAACTGAGAAAACTGAAgtgtaa